From a region of the Triticum aestivum cultivar Chinese Spring chromosome 7D, IWGSC CS RefSeq v2.1, whole genome shotgun sequence genome:
- the LOC123163752 gene encoding F-box protein At5g07610-like: MAFERFTDDLLVEILSRIPAMSLRRLKCVSKHWLYLIDHPDHRKKLPQPLAGFLYTSSTTGELLTVSSFRFTSLSRGCRAPLIDTSFAFLPNHQRVDLLDCCSGLLLCRWHAAGADECRYIVCNPARKEWVMLPEPSKAEEVSTVRLGFDPAVSSHFYVFIMLLEEIDGDFYHTRVNVYSSETGRWARKEKRWDESIFPFGHQLRSTVFLNGCMHFHAYSFKSYDCLVAVDTEGETWTIFHLPPGLFNGFLHQSHGCLHYSTFLYDADSRFPIVVYVLEDYNKKEWMLKHSIVTGWTQRISHSWMAIHPECDLMFFTEGQDTKFMSMMCYNMDRQQVKEVSNLDYGDPPYLPYVPFYAALQSLHS; encoded by the coding sequence ATGGCGTTCGAGAGATTCACCGACGATCTCCTCGTGGAGATCCTCTCCCGCATCCCCGCCATGTCTCTCCGCCGCCTCAAGTGCGTCTCCAAGCACTGGCTCTACCTCATCGACCACCCCGACCACCGCAAAAAGCTCCCCCaacccctcgccggcttcctctACACCAGCAGCACCACCGGGGAGTTGCTTACGGTTTCATCTTTCCGCTTCACCAGTCTCTCGAGGGGATGCCGCGCTCCTCTCATAGACACGTCTTTCGCCTTCCTGCCCAACCACCAGCGCGTCGATCTTTTAGACTGCTGTAGCGGCCTCCTCCTCTGCCGCTGGCACGCCGCCGGGGCCGACGAATGCCGTTACATCGTGTGCAATCCCGCGAGAAAGGAGTGGGTCATGCTACCTGAACCCAGCAAGGCCGAGGAGGTGAGCACTGTACGCCTGGGTTTCGATCCGGCCGTGTCTTCCCACTTCTATGTGTTTATTATGttgctggaggagatcgacggtgacTTCTACCACACCAGAGTGAATGTGTATTCGTCGGAAACCGGACGGTGGGCTCGTAAGGAAAAGAGATGGGACGAGTCTATTTTTCCTTTTGGTCATCAGCTCCGGTCTACTGTATTCCTCAACGGTTGTATGCATTTTCACGCATATAGCTTCAAGTCATACGATTGTCTAGTTGCAGTGGACACAGAAGGGGAGACATGGACGATCTTCCATCTCCCTCCTGGCCTGTTTAATGGTTTTCTTCATCAGTCACATGGTTGCTTGCATTATTCCACTTTCCTGTATGATGCTGATAGCAGGTTTCCAATAGTGGTTTATGTTCTCGAGGACTATAACAAAAAAGAGTGGATGTTGAAGCATAGCATTGTAACTGGATGGACACAACGTATTAGTCACAGTTGGATGGCGATTCATCCGGAGTGTGACTTGATGTTCTTCACAGAGGGACAGGATACCAAATTCATGTCTATGATGTGCTATAATATGGATCGTCAGCAAGTAAAAGAGGTCTCCAATCTTGACTATGGGGACCCACCATACCTACCATATGTACCATTCTATGCGGCGTTACAATCATTGCACTCGTGA